The Parabacteroides sp. AD58 genome includes a window with the following:
- a CDS encoding DUF4858 domain-containing protein — protein sequence MHTVNAQTWSKEDSIRLANILSGKDTLKLNPEFQRSIQNGTFINLNPVGKMKSSPSKVPFTKDFSEYIKLDKSVLVEEKKNWKDMPPQAAMREPIEVKEPDLKVNPLVYTIPGQVKQTAVKPSGHDFNDFLSYLLSPKYRQFKKNASRNTYKIYNDIPALQIYQKQKKFREEHPELILKSDSQAVKPKKKALIGPVSGLH from the coding sequence ATGCATACCGTTAATGCGCAGACTTGGAGTAAGGAAGATTCTATTCGCCTGGCAAATATCTTGTCGGGTAAGGATACGTTGAAGCTGAATCCGGAATTTCAGCGTTCTATTCAGAATGGGACGTTCATTAATCTGAATCCGGTAGGAAAGATGAAGAGCTCACCGTCGAAAGTCCCTTTTACCAAAGATTTTTCTGAATATATCAAACTGGATAAAAGCGTGCTGGTGGAAGAGAAGAAGAACTGGAAAGACATGCCGCCACAGGCTGCCATGCGTGAGCCGATAGAAGTAAAAGAACCTGATTTGAAAGTCAATCCGTTGGTATATACGATACCCGGACAAGTCAAACAGACGGCAGTCAAACCCAGCGGACATGATTTCAATGATTTCCTTTCTTATCTGTTAAGTCCGAAGTACCGGCAGTTTAAGAAGAATGCGAGCCGGAATACGTATAAGATTTATAACGATATCCCGGCCTTGCAGATTTATCAGAAACAAAAGAAGTTCAGGGAAGAACATCCTGAACTGATCTTGAAGTCCGACAGCCAGGCTGTGAAACCCAAGAAAAAGGCCTTAATCGGTCCGGTATCCGGGTTGCATTAG
- the mnmD gene encoding tRNA (5-methylaminomethyl-2-thiouridine)(34)-methyltransferase MnmD, with product MERVLQVTADGSHTLFIPEMNEHYHSVNGAWQESQYIFIGAGLHAVDKPVIHLLEIGFGTGLNALLTWKELEEVLTDKQVVYHSIELYPLSETLVSSLNYGELVWPEQKDRFHELHQAPWNQEVALSDRFILHKIEGDSNRCAFPTNIDLIYMDAFAPEKQPEMWSQPFYEKLYAHAADGAVLVTYCAKGDVRRGMQAAGFQMERLPGPPGKRHILRGRK from the coding sequence ATGGAAAGAGTCTTGCAGGTAACGGCCGATGGCAGTCATACTTTGTTTATTCCGGAGATGAACGAACATTATCACTCCGTCAACGGAGCCTGGCAGGAATCACAATATATCTTTATCGGAGCGGGACTTCATGCGGTGGATAAGCCGGTTATTCATTTGCTGGAGATTGGCTTCGGAACCGGATTAAATGCCTTGCTGACATGGAAGGAACTGGAAGAAGTCCTGACCGACAAGCAGGTGGTTTATCACAGTATTGAATTGTATCCGCTGTCGGAAACCCTGGTTTCTTCCCTTAATTATGGAGAACTTGTCTGGCCCGAACAGAAAGACCGCTTCCATGAACTTCATCAGGCGCCTTGGAACCAGGAAGTAGCACTGTCCGACCGATTCATCTTACATAAAATAGAAGGCGACAGCAACCGCTGTGCCTTCCCTACCAACATCGACCTGATTTATATGGATGCTTTTGCGCCGGAAAAGCAACCGGAAATGTGGAGCCAGCCTTTTTACGAAAAGCTTTATGCCCATGCTGCCGACGGAGCCGTATTGGTTACCTACTGCGCCAAAGGCGACGTCCGCCGCGGCATGCAGGCTGCCGGCTTCCAGATGGAGCGTTTGCCGGGTCCTCCGGGGAAACGCCATATCTTACGTGGGCGGAAATAA
- the dnaE gene encoding DNA polymerase III subunit alpha yields MEPFIHLHVHTQYSLLDGQASIDALINKAYDDGMRAIAVTDHGNMFGIKEFFNKVNKKNGKVQGTIKDLQKELKTLSAKEERTDEENARLAEIPGLLEKAKGDLFKPIIGCECYCARNHRLQKTEKEDRSGWHLIVLAKNMTGYKNLIKIVSQSWTEGFYGRPRIDKELLEQHREGLIVCSACLGGEIPQKIMHGNIHAAEDAVLWFKQMFGDDYYLEMQRHETHRADADQTVYKHQVEVNKVLVELAHKHGIKVIATNDVHFVNEEDADAHDRLICLSTGKDLDDPNRMRYTKQEWMKTTAEMNQIFSDIPDALRNTLEIADKVEFYSIDSGPIMPTFNIPEEFGTEEEYRKKLTEKDLFDEFTRDENGNVVLSQEDAEAKIKKLGGYDKLYRIKLEADYLAKLTYEGAKPRYGDPLSDEVKERLNFELHIMKTMGFPGYFLIVQDFIRAAREELGVSVGPGRGSAAGSAVAYCLGITKIDPIKYDLLFERFLNPDRISLPDIDTDFDDDGRGEVLRWVTEKYGAERVAHIITYGTMATKSAIKDVARVEKVPLAESNRLAKLVPDKIPDMKKFKLKDAIEYVPELKEAANGPDPLVRDTLKYAQMLEGNVRNTGVHACGVIIGRYDISDVVPVSTAKDKDTGEEMLVTQYEGSVIEETGLIKMDFLGLKTLSIIKDAIENVRLTTGHDLDIDHISLEDPATYKLYCEGRTTGTFQFESAGMQKYLKELQPSKFEDLIAMNALYRPGPMDYIPSFIARKQGKEEIKYDIPVMERYLKDTYGITVYQEQVMLLSRLLANFTRGESDALRKAMGKKLIEKMNALKTKFLSGGKANGYEEATLNKIWADWEKFASYAFNKSHATCYSWVAYQTAYLKANYPSEYMAAVLSRSLSNIADITKFMDECKAMGIQVLGPDVNESILKFSVDKQKNIRFGMGAIKGVGESAVQNIIEERKKNGPYKDLFDFVERVNLSSCNKKNIESLALAGAFDNFHVQRESFFVDNGKGETFLDILVRYGNKYQTDKATAANSLFGDDNFVAIAKPEIPKAERWSDLERLNKEKELVGIYLSAHPLDEYRIILQYVCNTGMAELNDKESLVGREILAGGIVTGFREGTTKTGNPFGILKVEDFTGSGEIALFGQDYIEYSKYGKPGMYLLISGKMEARKYNDKIFDFRISSIKLLPNEKDKLIENIRITVPIHDLDEPMINELSTLIKNNPGNSLLYFRVVDGSNNIALNLFSQKVKLKITKELIDYLTESETIDFKING; encoded by the coding sequence ATGGAACCCTTTATTCATTTACATGTTCATACCCAATATTCGTTGCTCGACGGACAAGCCTCGATTGATGCGCTGATTAATAAGGCGTATGATGATGGCATGCGTGCTATTGCCGTTACCGATCATGGTAATATGTTCGGCATAAAAGAATTCTTCAACAAGGTAAATAAGAAGAATGGTAAGGTACAAGGTACAATCAAAGACTTACAAAAGGAACTGAAGACGCTGAGTGCCAAAGAGGAACGGACCGATGAGGAAAACGCCCGGTTGGCAGAAATCCCGGGCTTGTTGGAAAAGGCAAAGGGTGATCTGTTCAAGCCGATTATCGGATGTGAATGTTATTGCGCCCGGAATCATCGTCTCCAGAAGACGGAAAAGGAAGACCGAAGCGGATGGCACTTGATTGTTCTTGCCAAGAATATGACGGGATATAAGAATCTGATCAAGATTGTTTCCCAATCATGGACGGAGGGTTTCTACGGACGTCCGCGTATTGACAAGGAATTGTTGGAACAGCATCGAGAAGGGTTGATTGTCTGTTCTGCTTGTCTGGGTGGAGAGATTCCGCAGAAGATCATGCACGGAAATATCCATGCTGCCGAAGATGCCGTGCTGTGGTTCAAGCAGATGTTTGGAGACGATTATTATTTGGAGATGCAACGTCATGAGACGCATCGGGCAGATGCCGACCAGACGGTATATAAACATCAGGTGGAAGTCAATAAAGTCTTGGTTGAACTTGCCCATAAACATGGAATAAAGGTCATAGCTACGAATGATGTGCATTTTGTGAACGAAGAAGATGCTGATGCGCACGATCGTCTGATCTGCTTGAGTACGGGAAAGGACCTGGATGATCCGAACCGTATGCGTTATACAAAGCAGGAATGGATGAAGACAACTGCCGAGATGAATCAGATCTTCAGCGATATTCCGGATGCTTTACGTAATACGCTGGAAATAGCGGATAAGGTTGAATTCTATAGTATTGACAGCGGACCGATTATGCCGACCTTCAACATTCCTGAAGAATTCGGTACGGAGGAAGAGTATCGTAAGAAACTGACAGAGAAAGATCTGTTCGACGAGTTCACAAGGGATGAAAACGGAAATGTTGTCTTGAGCCAGGAAGACGCGGAAGCAAAGATCAAGAAATTGGGCGGATACGACAAGTTATACCGTATCAAGCTGGAAGCAGATTATCTGGCCAAGCTGACGTATGAAGGAGCAAAGCCTCGCTATGGTGATCCATTGTCGGACGAAGTCAAGGAACGTTTGAACTTCGAGTTGCATATCATGAAGACGATGGGTTTCCCGGGTTACTTCTTGATTGTACAGGATTTCATCCGGGCTGCCCGGGAAGAATTGGGCGTTTCGGTAGGACCGGGCCGTGGTTCTGCTGCGGGTTCTGCTGTAGCTTATTGTTTGGGAATTACCAAGATCGACCCGATTAAATACGATTTGCTGTTCGAGCGTTTCCTGAATCCGGACCGTATCTCTTTGCCTGATATTGATACCGACTTCGATGATGACGGACGTGGCGAAGTACTTCGCTGGGTAACGGAGAAATATGGTGCGGAACGTGTGGCACATATTATTACGTATGGTACGATGGCTACGAAGTCGGCTATCAAGGATGTGGCGAGAGTTGAGAAAGTTCCGTTGGCCGAATCCAACCGGTTGGCTAAACTGGTGCCCGATAAAATCCCGGATATGAAGAAATTCAAGCTCAAGGATGCCATTGAATATGTACCGGAGTTGAAAGAAGCTGCCAATGGTCCGGATCCGTTGGTTCGGGATACCTTAAAATATGCCCAGATGCTGGAAGGTAATGTTCGTAATACCGGCGTTCATGCTTGTGGTGTGATCATCGGGCGGTATGATATATCGGATGTTGTACCGGTCAGTACGGCGAAAGACAAAGATACGGGCGAAGAAATGCTGGTAACGCAGTATGAAGGTTCGGTGATTGAGGAAACTGGTCTGATCAAGATGGACTTCTTGGGACTGAAGACACTTTCTATCATCAAAGATGCCATCGAGAATGTCCGGTTAACGACGGGGCATGACTTGGATATCGACCACATCAGTCTGGAAGATCCGGCTACTTATAAACTGTATTGCGAAGGACGAACGACCGGAACATTCCAGTTTGAATCGGCTGGTATGCAGAAATACCTGAAGGAACTGCAACCCTCTAAGTTTGAAGACTTGATTGCCATGAATGCTTTGTATCGTCCGGGACCTATGGATTATATCCCTTCTTTTATCGCCCGTAAGCAGGGAAAGGAAGAAATCAAGTACGATATTCCGGTCATGGAGCGTTATTTGAAGGATACGTATGGTATTACGGTCTATCAGGAGCAGGTCATGTTGCTCTCCCGTCTGCTTGCTAACTTTACCCGTGGTGAAAGTGATGCCCTCCGAAAGGCAATGGGAAAGAAACTGATTGAGAAGATGAATGCCTTGAAGACCAAATTCTTGTCGGGTGGAAAAGCCAATGGGTATGAAGAGGCGACATTGAACAAGATTTGGGCCGATTGGGAAAAGTTTGCTTCCTATGCTTTCAATAAGAGTCACGCTACGTGTTATTCGTGGGTGGCTTATCAGACAGCTTATCTGAAAGCCAACTATCCGTCGGAATATATGGCTGCCGTATTGAGCCGAAGCTTATCGAACATTGCCGATATTACTAAGTTTATGGACGAATGTAAGGCGATGGGAATACAAGTATTAGGCCCGGATGTCAATGAATCTATTCTGAAGTTTAGCGTAGATAAGCAAAAGAACATCCGTTTTGGTATGGGCGCAATCAAAGGTGTTGGTGAATCGGCTGTTCAGAATATTATAGAAGAACGGAAGAAAAATGGTCCGTATAAAGACTTGTTCGATTTCGTAGAACGTGTTAATCTCTCATCCTGCAACAAGAAGAATATCGAATCGTTAGCTTTGGCCGGCGCTTTCGATAACTTCCATGTACAGCGGGAATCGTTCTTTGTAGATAATGGGAAAGGCGAGACGTTCCTCGATATCCTGGTCCGCTATGGTAATAAATACCAGACGGACAAGGCAACGGCGGCTAACTCCTTGTTTGGAGATGATAACTTTGTCGCCATCGCCAAACCCGAAATCCCGAAGGCCGAGCGATGGAGTGATCTGGAACGCCTGAACAAGGAAAAGGAGCTTGTCGGCATTTATCTGTCGGCTCATCCGCTGGATGAATATCGTATCATCCTGCAATATGTCTGCAATACAGGCATGGCCGAGCTGAACGATAAGGAAAGTCTGGTTGGCCGAGAAATATTGGCCGGCGGTATTGTTACCGGTTTCCGTGAAGGAACTACCAAGACCGGTAATCCATTCGGTATTCTGAAGGTGGAAGATTTTACCGGAAGTGGGGAAATTGCCTTGTTTGGTCAGGATTATATCGAATACAGTAAGTATGGAAAACCGGGCATGTATTTGTTGATCAGTGGAAAGATGGAAGCCCGTAAGTATAACGACAAGATCTTTGATTTCCGGATCTCGTCGATTAAGTTATTACCGAACGAGAAAGATAAGTTGATTGAGAATATTCGTATTACGGTTCCTATCCATGATTTGGATGAACCGATGATTAATGAGTTGTCAACCCTGATCAAGAACAATCCGGGAAATAGTTTGTTATATTTTCGGGTGGTAGACGGAAGCAATAATATTGCGCTGAATCTGTTCTCTCAGAAGGTGAAGTTGAAGATTACCAAAGAGCTGATTGATTACCTGACCGAGAGTGAAACCATCGACTTTAAAATTAACGGCTAA
- the trxA gene encoding thioredoxin, giving the protein MALQITDSNFEEYLNAGKPMVLDFWAEWCGPCRMVSPIIDELAQEYEGRVTIGKMDVDNNDDVVGQFGIRNIPTILFFKNGQMVDKIVGATSKDKFVQKIEALL; this is encoded by the coding sequence ATGGCTTTACAGATTACAGACAGCAATTTTGAGGAATACCTGAATGCAGGTAAGCCTATGGTACTTGATTTCTGGGCAGAATGGTGTGGACCTTGCCGCATGGTGTCTCCTATTATCGATGAGCTGGCACAGGAATACGAAGGACGTGTAACTATCGGTAAGATGGATGTTGATAATAATGACGATGTAGTTGGCCAGTTCGGCATTCGGAACATCCCGACTATTTTGTTCTTCAAGAATGGTCAGATGGTCGATAAGATTGTTGGTGCAACCAGCAAAGACAAATTCGTTCAGAAGATCGAGGCTTTATTATAA
- a CDS encoding GNAT family N-acetyltransferase produces the protein MKIIPLTSDYEMKSFNCGDAELDGFLLHDAKAFDEKRLAKTFLLDDNDVLVGYFSLFNDKIAKQDVSKAVWRKIKKLFPHSKHFGSYPAVKIGRFAISIHYQSQGIGNDLMSELKYRLRQECGYSTFRFLTVDAYLEAIPFYERNGFKRLDPEEMTGNTRAMFFDMLQLDF, from the coding sequence ATGAAAATAATCCCATTAACCTCCGACTATGAAATGAAGTCATTCAATTGCGGAGATGCCGAATTGGATGGCTTTTTGTTACATGATGCGAAAGCATTTGATGAAAAGCGATTGGCTAAAACTTTTTTGTTGGACGACAACGATGTATTGGTTGGCTATTTTAGTTTGTTTAACGACAAAATTGCCAAACAAGATGTTTCAAAAGCTGTTTGGCGTAAAATCAAAAAGCTTTTTCCCCACTCTAAACATTTTGGCAGTTATCCAGCCGTGAAAATTGGCCGGTTCGCAATATCCATTCATTATCAAAGTCAAGGCATAGGAAATGATCTCATGTCGGAATTGAAATACCGATTAAGGCAAGAATGTGGATATTCTACTTTCCGATTCTTGACAGTCGATGCCTATCTCGAAGCTATCCCGTTTTATGAACGTAATGGTTTCAAACGATTAGATCCGGAAGAAATGACGGGGAATACCCGTGCTATGTTTTTCGATATGTTGCAACTCGACTTTTAA